From the genome of Spinacia oleracea cultivar Varoflay chromosome 2, BTI_SOV_V1, whole genome shotgun sequence, one region includes:
- the LOC130467271 gene encoding uncharacterized protein, producing MGKAVQWPPKSRKLDSKKDPSKWCDFHADIDHTTNECVALRREVSYLLKNGYLKDVMSKKGRGLVNKDNSNSPSRPPPAPPHTKTVNFIAEGSDIFGLTYSAAKRHARENEIDRPARAVAAKHLTPISFDEFDAGDIPDKHHDGLVISIPVGNCMIKRVLVDNGSSTNVMMLDALKEMGLNPDTDVVKKSTVLIGFIGEAKTPFGEVTFPVYAQGVNQQTATGVPELEAIQARVSKSPKEQHTLQIECSSYSQEKLQTHGYEFLYKHKRNSSMF from the exons atggggaaagcagtgcaatgGCCGCCGAAGTCCAGAAAACTCGACTCAAAGAAGGATCCCTCGAAGTGGTGCgatttccatgccgacatcgaTCACACCACCAATGAATGCGTAGCTTTGAGGAGAGAAGTTTCCTACCTACTAAAGAACGGATACCTCAAAGACGTCATGTCTAAAAAAGGTCGAGGCCTCGTCAACAAAGACAACTCCAATtctccatctcgacctcctccagctccccctcatactaaaactgtaaaTTTTATTGCTGAAGGCTCGGACATTTTTGGTTTGACTTATTCTGCAGCAAAAAGGCATGCTCGAGAGAATGAGATCGACAGACCAGCAAGGGCAGTGGCCGCGAAACATCTGACCCCTATATCCTTTGACGAATTCGATGCAGGTGACATCCCTGACAAACATCATGACGGTCTGGTAATATCTATTCCCGTTGGGAATTGTATGATCAAACGGGTCCTTGTCGACAACGGTAGCTCCACCAACGTTATGATGCTAGATGCCCTCAAGGAGATGGGGTTGAACCCAGACACCGACGTCGTTAAGAAATCTACGGTTCTGATAGGATTCATTGGCGAAGCAAAAACCCCCTTCGGAGAAGTCACTTTTCCCGTCTATGCCCAGGGAgtcaaccaacag ACAG CTACTGGAGTTCCTGAGTTGGAAGCAATACAAGCTAGAGTTTCAAAGTCACCAAAGGAGCAACACACATTACAAATCGAGTGTTCTTCATACTCACAAGAAAAGCTACAGACTCATGGCTACGAGTTCCTCTATAAGcataagaggaactcatcaatgttctaG